The stretch of DNA TTCTTATTGATATATTATCATTTAACATACCTAATAAATTACAATGCTCAGTGCTTCAACCACCAGAACTTACTGAAATAGTTCTTACATTTTCGTGAAAACACgatagaaaatacattttcctgaattatagtccgacaagaaattatagaaaataattgagggcgccacttcctacatAACAGTCAGATTTTTGACTTAAAAATGCCTAAacaacatggcaacaatttagtatggaatttttttagtttcttttttattaatttctactatgttatattatgaaatgaaatgaaaaatatttatttcgagcaactatggactcatacagatttgttatGTCGCACTGTACTAGTGTTTCCAAAAATATCACACATTTCCTGTTTTATTTGGTCTAAATGCCTACATCTTTTGCTTATCAAAcgctacatatatatatatatatatatatatattatataatatatatatgtataacgtatttattttattaaatcttgTTTCGACCGAGCGAAAGCGAGTCTCCATTTTAGCTTTGGGTTAAATTCTTTCTTATGTCCAGTTCTCACCTACAGGTCGCATTATGCAACCGATTCTCTATTCACTTCTACTTACACCAAAACACTTTCGAACCACTATAAATTTGTGTCAGAATTATTGGGGGTTAAAATAAAACACTTGATGAATGAATGCTTTATTTGATTTTAACTATACATATATCGAGAACGAAAGTCGGAGGCAATACTTAAATTTCGATAGGAACAATCTTCATTCGGCTAAGCAACTTCATTGTCACAACGTCAACCCAAGAGCAGAGGCGTAGGCCCCGTGACCATCTCGCAGTGTTGCGTCACTTGCAGTTTAAGCTGCGAGCAGCCAGCCTCAGTCCTGGGGCAGGTGATGTACACAGCCCCTAAAGGGTTGGCGATGCCCATGGGTGTGTCGAGTTGGGGTTTGTGGTAGGCGTTACACACACTGAGATAATCGCCGACTAACCTCCTTCCTGGTCTTGTACATTTCTGCACATACAAAAtacaacttttaaaataataaaattagtatTACTTTAATTACTGAATGGATATCTTGTATAtatcggcggccgatcgtaagatcaggcagatcgtaatgttcctgtgtaatgttttgacgatagtcacattaaactaataaactaataataggataggttcgttaggttgcttcagatgcccgaatggcaaactgcccagaaataggagtcccgcgtagcggggctccgtcgactcagggaacgagtaaaagattttcacgtttcacgatatgcctgatcttacgatcggccgccgacttATACATTCCATAACAGTTATGCAATGGATACATACAGGATGTTACTATCATATCATCGTTGAAATTCTTAATCCCTTAGGAATTTCAACGAACATtaactatatattattttttgcgTTTCCTCGTCGAGAAGTTTGATAAATTCTGCTTACGACTATGGGTCGGTTGCACTGAACCATCTGTCACCgctaaagcgttcgctaaattttattgtatgtgaTGGGAAATTTCATAGATCTCTGGTGcgtgatgttgatcagtctgtttaCTGTGGCAGGTGCAACTCGCCCTAAATCATCAGATCAACGTCATGGTAACGTGTTATTATATTATCATAACAATCACAAAAGCGTTCTTAATTTCAATTCAATCAATCAGATACGAAAGTGGTTCAAAATGTTACAAGATTTGAATCAAATATAGGAAAAAGAATAAAAGTTTGTGTCAGACTTATCAACTTCGTTTAAAAGTCGTCTGAAGAATGTTAATGTATTCCTTTCATTGAaaactgttatctcataaaaaaaactaaaattgtcTTACATCAGGTATAGTGGTGACCGAATCACCGGTGGCAGTTATCTCAAAAGTTTCAGAAGAATCGTATGTTTGTTTCCCTGTAAGAAATGACGGGGGTAagctatttttaaatttactgactttttttttaaatttctcacattttgataaaatttggttgaTAAATAGAGTTCCTTATTCTGTACAACAAAAGCACGATTTCACAGTATGTTCCACACAAAACTTACCACTAAGTTACGAAAACGTATGGAGTTTTCGTACATTTTTTGTCCCAAATTTGGGTTCCGACCAGAATGAGGAGCTCTTCAAACCTACCGATATGTTTAACAAAACCTGATATAAAAATCTAATCGTCAAAAAATGGGCCAATAACATAGGCAGGAACAGTCAACGGTCTTAGTGTTGCACCCTAAATAGCGAAACATTAAAGACCATGACCATGATCGATTTTAACTTAATTCTattaccgtaaaagtataaaactttgcccttgaacataactttgcccaccgcgtcacagttcagtaaaaaatattttaaggggcccactgattaccagtccgcaggacgatatcggcctgtaaattagacagctccgaacaactgacaggctgatatcgtccggcgaaatAGTAATCTGTGGGCTCCATTATAAATAGTTACAGCTACTGAATAgagtgtatctgtaactacttttaagttatttcgcttttactgaactgtgacgcggtgggcaaagttatgttaaggGCAAAGTTTAATACATACACGGTATATGATTTATTAATATAGCAGAGCACACGTAGAATCAAGCCCACAACCCTTCGGGTAAGTTGAAATGAATCCGGAGAGACTTTAAGTTACGATCTTAAGATGATTTAAAATATGACAGTTTAGATTTTAGAGTTACTAGACAAAATAATAGAATAAGATGTTATTTTGCGGAAGATCATATTAATGACAACAAAAATATTTCTTGCTTATCACTGAAATACGTGCTACTCAATCAGTGCTAACGCTAACCCGTTATAATTACTTGCGTATTTACATTACTTTTGTTTTCGCTGAGGGAGCGtgggaaaattatttttatgcgATAAATACGCAAGCAAACACAAACGGAAactctgtaataaataataaaataaaaacgctAATTACCTACCTCTACTCAGGCTGTCGCAAAAAGGGTTGGGAatagcgtcggcggcggcgagcAGCGCGGCGAGCGCGAGCAGCGAGCGGGCGAGCGGCGacatggcggcggcggcggcgggaaTGGCGTGACGGCGCAAACGACTCACATTTATAACAAGAGCTGCTTAAATATTATGATTGGCAACCGAATCCATCCATATCCAATTGCTTCATACTATTATTTAATGAATATATTCCATTAATATAGCCTGCACTTTTGACTGTCTTAGTCTAACATAACTGTCATtccgaaaattaaaaaaaaaataacatacattATAGTATTAATAATTCTGCCGTGCAGTACTTAAACAACAGTAAGTGCTACTTTtgcgattttttgttttttcttgatCTTGGACCACCATGTCAAGACGCACACATGTACATATATAGTCCACGTGCGATTATGATAATGGGAACATATAAAAATCGAAGCATCCATGTACAGTAAATCAGAAGAATTTAGTAAATTATTGAGGTAAAACTAACTAAACTGCAGTAATAAATTTGTCGGCTGTGAATTTTGAGACTTTACTGATTAAAGTACAGTAAAGGTCTCACGTTAATCCTATATTAACTAGTTAAGAGAAGCTAATACTTACgccaaaaactgtttaaaatgcAGTAcaatataaatgttataatatttGTACTGTGTTTGAAATGTTATTGATTTTTCAgcataattactaattaaaatgCAGTAACCTAAACTCACTTACCTACTGTGATTTAAACTGTCGTTTCGCtattttcaaatgtatttaCTGCCTGAGACCTGAGAGATTTAACTACGTTTCAAGTGTCGTTTCATTTAGATAGATTAACCACATTGTAAGACaaaagttaaatatttattatcgaTACCATTGATAAAATGCGGTGCTGTCGATCATCCTACAAGTTGTCAATCACGGTCCTTAATAATCCTCTATCCTCTTAAGGCCCAAGGCTCTACCTATAacacttattcagttcgatgaaatttaaatcatattcaattggaacagagtcttttaatttttttttttgtaataggtaATGGATATTCTTGTACATATAAATGTATGTGAAagctttttaaataaataaataaaatatttatatattggaCATTTTGACACAAATttactaagccccacggtaagctcaagaaggcttgtgttgtgggtactcagacaacgatataattatataatatataaatacttaaatacttagaagacaaccatgactcaggaacaaatatgtgtatcatcatacaaataaatgcccttaccaggattcgaacccgggaccatcggcttcataggcagggtcactacccactaggccagagcggttgtcattatttttattactagtatttttattcagtagccttaccacgactttgacactgacatattcgctaacgtctgcgtaacttactttctatacaacATCGCAGGTATGAAGTTCATACCTGCGATGTTGTATAGAGTGCATAACTTCATAGTATGAACGAGATGTATTGTTAGAAAGTTATGCACaggctagcgaatatgtcagtgtcacgtCAGTGTCAACTTCGTGGTAAGACTACAGCGTGTAGACGAGAAGATAAAGATCtcatttttattgaatttgtatgTGATATAGTCACAAGTTCGATTATATTAATCTGTAGGAATTGATTATAAAGATTGAGTGCCATGGAAAAAGTCTGATTTTTATGATAGGTACTCTACCTGTTACTACTACTAATTCCAACTACATAGTAAgagatacttattttttttatgattgatgtgatttttttttatatacatacattcgtgtatttttataaacataCCTTATTTGTATCACGACGTGTTGGTATCTCGAAGAACTCAATCAATATATATACTAAGTAAAATACAGTAAATAGTTATGAATACTGTACTTTAGCTTGCAATTAATTCAGGTAGCTATTAGTAGTATTAGTGTACGAGGGTTGTTTACAGTAATCCGCTTTTTTACTGCACTTTATTCTgcatttattgtgtttttaCTTCTTTCCGAGGGTACAGTAAAActgtaaaatttaaaaaaatagcaataatttattcaataattgTTAAAATATAAAAGTGTTCACGTATTCGTATTTCATGTATTCCAtgctatatattatatagacaTTCAAgcatttgtaaataataatcgagaccaccaaaaaaaaacggtttgaAAGGGTTTTTTGCCTTTTTCTCGAAACACACTTTTTGCACTTACTGTTGTTTAAGTATTGCACGGCAAAATTATATCTGTTAGGCCGTGAGTCTAACCAACTAACTTACTATTTTGGCTCAgagatccaaagagaatcttggcctccgaaacgagagcatgccacctgtcccgatctTGCGCAACTTCCTGacagttactgacgcgaagctgaagcagatccgccgtcacactgtctttcccagcgatacctgggccgacccaccagatggctaccagtcggtcgtcccaagaacgccctcttgacagcccgattttctcccattctgagtaggtgaccgaaccagcgaagtctgtggGCTTTCGTTTCGCCGATGATATCTCGATCTCGGCTTTTTTCCGGATTCTCCAGGCCGCAATTCAAGGCCGTGAGTCAATAAAGgaaattttaaagaaaatattttaactatCTTTTGAGTGAAGGGCATTGAAATTGATTGCTAGCCGTTTGTAATCAATCtacatttattttcatgaataggttatttaaatgattttaataGCAGCCGTTTTAAATTTCGATTATTTTCTCTGATAACGgtataatttattgaaataataCCCGCGACTTTGTTGATTAAGAATATACGATAATACATTTATGTTACAACGACACTCATGGAAAAATTTAAAGCGacgcaaaaaaaagtttaattaacTACTAATTTTGAAGTTTAGGCgctgtaatccagtaattaTACCTTTTTTTTTGCGTTTCTTTAAATTTGTCCATAAGTGTATGTATTAGGTACAAACAGCGGAGTATATATTGTAAATAGAACTATGAGCTGAATGCTTTCTGTTTccgaatatattttatttacttatttatttcggAAACAAACAATCTCTTACAaatgtgtttaaaataattgtaTAGACTCGCATGGTTCAATCTTGATCTCGGTTTCAATGTACGTTTTAGCCTTTTCTCTAACATAAACTTAATCTGGACTTGAACTTTACTCTTTACCTTCGATATTTTAAATAACAAACAAGAGACAGCTAGTAAAACACCTAATgcgtgaatgtcacgccctcgccagacaaagaatgaaggtcTTTGGAGCAGCATaatctggaaccaaaggactttaaaacgctacgcatgagctccatcatccagATGAATGATATGGTGGGAATAGCTCTTAAGTAGTTGACAGATCTTTTCTAGGGGGTAATGCACAAAAAATCCCTATGGGTAATAGTGtttccgcaagggcccccgaaaacgatAAGATACTATGAAATAAAAGATATTATACGAATTATACGCTTCAATATTTCTAATAACATTTCCGTACCCATACAATAGTTGGCACTACTAGTCTGCCTTTTTTAACGTTAATACActgagtataataatatatcataggataaaaatatgtaaagcaGGCATACTTTAGAATTCCCATAGAACTTGTGTGAAACTAAAAGCTCTTTTGACTAGTGCCAAAATCATGTAAGTATATGTGTGTGTCTCTCTGAGGATTTGGCAACTAATTCTTTTTTTATCATCATCTTTCTAACGTTGTTTCAGGCAACTAACCAAAGAATGCTgcactgtacctacttaattcacGACACTAATATATGGCAAAATATCAAGCCTTGTCTGTAATAACCCTCCCAATGATGCTAAAGGTTCGGGGTTCGAATCTGGGTGAAGGtattatttgtgtatttatgACAAGTTATGTGATAATAAAAATCAgttttaataatccaatatttttaattcttgATTTCAACCAAGAAAAACATAGGATGCTAATATAATCCAACCGGTGGCAGACCAGCTGGCTTGCAGAACTGCGTCACCTGCAGATCGAGGCTTGAACATCCAGGAATAGAGCTTGGACAGTCTACCATAATGGGAGAGTAGTTTAAGCGGCTGCCCACCGCAAGTTGAATTTTGGGTTTAGACATGGGAGTATTACACACGTTGAGGGACTCGCCCGCTAACTCACTTCCTGGCATGGCGCatttctgaaaataaatgtaaaaaatagcTTAAACACTAACACTAAACTGCCTACAGTTTTCGTTTCATGGCCTAAATATTGTTAAAGTATTTAGATAAACGGCTTTTCCGGCTGAAAATTGGTTACCTTAAGCGGTTActatgattttattttactaactcAATGACATACTAATCAGCAATGTTTGATTTCAATCAGGTGATACTTATTAACAGTTTGTATCCACCATGGTATTCAACTGTGAGTACTGTGACCAATGTATGCATGATTATTCAGTTGTGTATCGTAGAAATTATTTACGAAATGTATTAAGAATTAAGAATAATATTCAATATTGGTGATTCCATGGAAGATTTTGTATATATCATTTACTCGGGctcaattatttaatttatta from Cydia splendana chromosome 5, ilCydSple1.2, whole genome shotgun sequence encodes:
- the LOC134791007 gene encoding uncharacterized protein LOC134791007; this encodes MSPLACSLLALAALLAAADAKANPFCDSALIGDVTDNPITFHLTLTGGISKQVPNKCAMPGSELAGESLNVCNTPMSKPKIQLAVGSRLNYSPIMVDCPSSIPGCSSLDLQVTQFCKPAGLPPVGLY
- the LOC134790319 gene encoding uncharacterized protein LOC134790319; this encodes MSPLARSLLALAALLAAADAIPNPFCDSLSRGKQTYDSSETFEITATGDSVTTIPDKCTRPGRRLVGDYLSVCNAYHKPQLDTPMGIANPLGAVYITCPRTEAGCSQLKLQVTQHCEMVTGPTPLLLG